In Nerophis ophidion isolate RoL-2023_Sa linkage group LG15, RoL_Noph_v1.0, whole genome shotgun sequence, the sequence GCACAAATGCACATGTCCTTGTCAGAGAGCATAGAGAGGTTGATAGTCCTTCACAGATCCCAAAAGATGGTCAAAGACTTTTTGTAACATCCGCGGCCTCAGAGAAATCCTTGATCCGAACCCTTGCCGATACACGGCAGATGCTTCTCAGCGGCCATGCAGCTGACGTGCAGGCGTTGTGTTACACATCAGCTTGTGGGAGGAGTCACAGAAAGCACAAGTACAGGAAGGCGATCCTCACATCATCCCTGTTGGATTTGCAGCATCAGCTGGCTGCGGTAAAAGCAGAGGTGGAGTGTACAAAGTCAAACAGGGAGGTGGTGTTTGTGTTTAGCGGAAACGGTGTTGCTTTCAGGGGTATGTGCAAAGAGCTTTTTCTGAGAGTTCCTGTCTTCCAAGACAAGGTGAGAGAAGTGGAGATTCTGTTGCAGAAACACAATAATGTCAGAATCAGTCAATGGTTTACTAGTCAGAGTGACACTGACAATCTAAGCCAGCCAGATGTTGTCCAACCTCTACTTTTCGCTGCTCAAGTCGCCATTACCTCCCTTCTGAAGCACTGGGGTGTCCAACCTGACATGGTGCTCGGACACTCCCTAGGAGAGGTTGCTGCGGCTCACTGCTCAGGCCTCTTATCTCTGGAGGATGCAGTCAATGTGGTTTACCAGCGCAGTAGCCTTCAAAGTAGGGTCACTGTCGGAAAGATGCTTGTCGTCAGCAATATTGCAGTGGAAAAGGTGTTAAGCATCATTACAAACTTCTCCGGGGGTGTTTGCGTGGCTGCCTTCAACAGCCCGTTGTCTTGCACTTTGTCAGGGGATGCAGATGTTGTTTCTGTCCTCTATGAGAAGCTGAAGGTGATGTACACAAATGAGAATATATTTCTTCATTTCTTAGACGTTCCAGCAGCTTACCACAGTCATTTAATGGATCCTATACTTGAAGACGTTCAAAGAAATTTAGATTATTTGGTCATTAACAAGCTGGGGTGCAAACTGTTTTCCACTGTGACAGGGCATGAGTGTGGGCATGGCGACTTTGCAACAGGTACCTACTGGGCAAAAAACATCAGGGAACCAGTTCTGTTTGAACAAACCCTGCGTGCAGTCGCTATGCATAAACTATCAGGAAGGAACATGGTCTTTGTGGAGATTGGACCCCGCAAGGCTCTCCAAAGGAACATACTGGAGACTCTAGGGTATGACTCTATTGTTCTGTCCTCTGTTGAACCACTAAGAGAATACGAAACCATCTTGTCCACTGTGGGGAAACTATTCGAGCTGGGCGTCAACGTGCACTGGCAGGAGATCTACAGTGGTTGTGAAACACCACTTACAGTTTTCCCggtgtatcactttgataacgTAAAGAAAGAACTGTATTTTGAGGATGTCAGAAATGGAAGGGAATCTCCTTCCTGTTCCCCACATTTGCTTGAATCCCAAATAGCacagaatgacaaatacaaattcAGCCTCTCTGTGGAAACGGCGGCATATCTGTGGGAGCACAAATTCAATGGCGTCGCTGTTGTACCCGGCGCTTTCTTCGTAGCGCTGGCATTCACCTCGTTGATGGCACATTTGAAGCCAAAGAAGCCTGTCTCCTTTGTGCAGATCAGTATGACATTTCTCAAGCTGCTTCACGCTGACAATCACCAACTAATAGTAACACTTGCAGAAAATGAGTTTAAAATTCGTTCCCCTGCCGCCACCCATGCTTTAGGTACTTTCAGGTGCACTGAGCATCCAGCTTTCATAGAGGAACCCAGCATTCATCCAGAGAGGATCTTAAAAAGGTGTACTTTGGTTGTAAAGACAAATCAGATATACTCCATTCTTTCTAGAGCGGGTTTGGACTATGGCTCTGTGTTCAAACACCTCCACAATGTGTATTTTGGAGATGAATTCAAAGAGGCCATGACAAGAATTAAAGTACCCCAAGACCTCCTCAAGCATATTCACGACTATTTCCTACACCCTGTGCTCTTGGACTACTTCATGCAAATGACTGCAGTGGTCGCCATGAGGTCTCTCACAGCCAAGCAAGGACTCCCCTCTGCCATTGGCAGTGTTGTCATTTCAGCACCAGCGCAAGAGGACATGTTCATTTACATGCGGGCAACTCGGGAGACTCAAAACTTCCTTGAAGTGTGCGGTTGCTTTGCGGGCAAAGGCGGAGAAGTACTTGTGGAACTTAAAGAGGTCAGGATCACGTTCATTGGCAATTGCTCACCTGTTCTACGGTCAGTGTTCTTCCACAATGAAATGATTCCAATCCCCGTTGAGAGGAGTTGTGATTGGAAGATAAGGGCGTTAGTTTTTGCAGACAAGCTGGGCATTGCTGAAGCACTTATGCCATATTTGCATCCAGAGTCCCTCACAGTGGATGACAGAGAAGACTCAAGCCAACTAAGAGATGCAGTTCTACATTCACTTGACACCAACTTGAGGGATTTTCTCTTCATTTGGGCCGCAGATGATCTTAGTAACTTATCATCTGATAGGACTCTGGAGCGCCTGGTGTCTTGCTGCGAGTTATTCCGGCAGGTTGTTCTAACCTTGAAAGAGGGTGGTCATTCTTGCATGGTCCGTGTTATTACCTACAGGTCCTCAGAGAAAATGGTGGACTGCGTAAGTGCTGGTTTTGTGCTCGCCGGCATGACAAGAGCTTGTGCAGCAGAAATACCCGCCATCTCGTTTCAGGTGATTGATTTGACATCTCTGACCAGAGAGGACATTGAATGTCTAGTCGGCGTAATTAATGTCTGTAAACAACAAGAACTCATTGTTGGTCAAGGGAAGGTGTCCACAATGAAGATAAATTGTACTCCCACGGCGAACAAAGTGTCTTTAAAGTGCGACAGACGCTCAGTGAAAGATTTTGTCCTCCAGACATGTCATCCGTACAGACTGGAAGGTTTGACGGCCACCCCTCATGACATGAGTAACAACCCCATCCCTCGGGGATCCATTGAAGTTCAGATCACCAATGTTTGTGTGCATTCATCTGATTACTTCCCTGTCACCTTTTCACAGCTGTATTTTGGAGAGACGCTGTACTGGAACAACCGTGCTGCACACCACCATCACACACTTCTAGCTCTTGATTTTAGCGGCGTAGTGACAGCTGTCGGGAAGGACGCAGGCGGCATAAAAGTAGGAGACCGTGTTGCATCATGTTATCCGACTTTGGCAACGACAAGGGTTGTTGTTCCTGAATCTCTGTGTTATGACATCAAAACACTCCCTTTTCTGGAGGAAACTCCAATCGTGTCTTTCTTCATCCTGGCGAGGGAGATCCTGCAGAGAGCTTTTCCCGCTTTGAaagcacaaaaacaaaataaaatgtcaatcaTCACGCCAAATTTAGCCTCTGTTTTCCTGAAAGTTTTAGCATTGACTGCAAACCGATCAGGCTGGAATGTGTCCTGTTTGCCACATTTGACAAGGGAAGCTTCTGATCCATGCCAAGCTTTTGTGTTCTTGCCTCCCGTTGACAAATACTGGCAGGAACTACAAGACGATGACGGCCATGAGAGACATATAGTCTTGGTGAATGACACTCACATGTTGTCGTCACGTTGGGGTGCTTTTAAGAGCAACCATGTGCACATACTGGATGTGACTTCTGTCCTTCAAAGAGCTTACCTGAATGTGCAAGGCAGTGCTATCTTTAGGTGGCTCACATCTCTTGGCTTTGATAGAGCATCCCTGCCTGTTAAAAGCGAGACATTTCAAACGTCACGCACAGCAGCAGCTCAGAATGATGACTCCTACTTTGCCACAAAGACTGTGTGCCAAGTGGTTTTAGAGCACTCCTCCCCGGTGTCTGACATCCCTCTGGTGGCCAGGCCCAGACAACTCTTCAAAAACCGCCACGTTTACATAGTGACGGGAGGTCTCACCGGTTTAGGCCTTGAGACAGTGAAGTTCATTGCCAGCAACGGCGGAGGTTATATAGTGACGTTGTCCAGACGCATGCCGACCCATGAAACACAATCTGAACTGGATCTCATTCAAGGAAGGTATGGTGTCATCATCATGAATGTCCAGTGTGACGTCTCTGTGCAGCAGCAAGTAGTGGACGCCATCTCCAAGATTGAAGGACGATTCAGTTCTTGTCCCATTAAAGGTGTGTTTCACAGTGCTGTGGTGCTTCACGATGCGCTCATTGACACCCTCAATGAGGCGCTCCTGCTGAAGGTGCTGAAGCCCAAAGTAAGCGGCGCCCTAAATCTTCACCGTGCAACACTGACAAAGAAACTTGACTTCTTTGTGTGCTACTCCTCCATCTCTTCAGTTCTGGGCAATGAGGCCCAGTCAAACTACGCAGCAGCAAATTCATTCCTTGACGCTTTCTGTCATTACCGCAGAAACCTCGGCCTGGCTGGACAGTCCATCAACTGGGGGCCTTTCAACCTCGGCCTTCTGCTCAACAAAGATCACCTCCAAAATCTCCTGAAGGCGAAAGGATTGATGGTCATGGATGCGTGCGAGTTTCCCGAAACTCTCGCAGAGGTTTTACTCACGAACAGACCCCAACAGCTCATTTGCAAGTTCAACTTTaaaagcatttgttcacaaaacaaCTCACTGAAAGAACGACTGTGTACCTTAGTGGAGGACGAGCTGGGACTTCTACAGACGTCTTCCCCGCATGGAAACGTGAGACGTATCGTCAGTGATGTAAGCAATTTTGGGGAGGACGAGCTGGATGACGACGTCACTTTGGGAGATCTGGGAATCGACTCCATGTTGGCCATGACGCTGCAGAGTAAGATATACAAGGAGATGGGCATTAACGTACCTTTAGTTAGGATACTGGAGCCAAACACTACAGTGGCTACTTTGGAAAGACTTGTGATGAACAATTAATATTAAATGAAGATTCAGAACATACCAACACCTTCAGACTGTTGTTTGTATGAAAAATGTCTGGCATGTGCAATAAAAACAAGGACAATGTTTCCATGGCTACAATTAGACATTTATTTGTCACAGAATAATAAAGTGTTTTCATGTCAACACTtagtttgtcacttcatttattgAAACAACTAAAAGttttacaaacaaaaacataatacaTAACTGTACAATGAGTGTGTATATTAATCAACATGTTTTTAAGTCCATGGTCAGTGTCCTTTGTTTGATTGTACCATAAAGCTGGTAATCATCATCAGTGGTGATAAATTTTTCCATGACTGTTATCTCAACAGAACCATGAGATCTTGAAATAATCAGGACTGCAGAGAGAAttgatatttaaaaatataatttttaaactGGCTTTTACTGATCCAATCAATCTTTTTagattcctattttttttattttatatctaATGCCAATACTACTAATACTGTACTATTATtcttaccatatatatatatatatatatatatatatatatatatatatatatatatatatatatatatatacacacatatacacacacacatatatatatacatgtacacacacatacatatatatatatatatacatacacatatatacacacatatgtatacacatacatacacatatatacacacatatgtatacacatacatacatacatatatatgtacatatatacatatatatatacatacatatatatatatacatacatatatatacatatatacatacatatatgtatatacatatatatacatatatatacatacatacatatatatacacatatatatacacataaatatatatatacatacatacatatatatatatatatacgtacatatatatatatacatatatatatacatatatatatatatatatatatacatacatatatatgtatacatatatatttatcaggggtgtgggaaaaaatttatTCGAATACGGATCAAATCGTTtgcgttgtgtgattcagaatcgattctcatttttaaaaaatcaatttttttgtaattttttttttttattattattttttaatcaatccaacaaaccactacacagcaataccataacaatgcaatccaattcccaaatcaaacctgacccagcaacactcagaactgcaataaacagagcaattgagaggagacacaaacacgacagaacaaaccaaaagtaatgaaacaaaaatgaatattatcaaaaacagtatcaatattagttataatttcagcacagcagtgattaaaaatccctcactgacattatcattagacatttataaaaacaataaaaaagaacaatagtgtcacagtggcttacacttgcatcgcatctcataagcttgacaacccactgtgtccaatgttttcacaaagataaaataagtcatatttttggttcatttaatagttaaaacaaatttacattattgcaatcagttgataaaacattgttctttacaattataaaagataaaaaaaaaaaaaatctactactctgctagcatgtcagcagagtggggtagatcctgctgaaatcctatgtattgaaggaatacagaatcgttttgaatcggaaaaatatagtttttgaattgagaatcgaatcgaaaaaaatcgatatgttatcgaatcgtgaccccaagaatcgatattgaatcgaatcgtgggacacccaaagattcacagccctaatatatatatatatatatatatatatatatatatatatatatatatatatatataaataaaataaaatgtaaatttaTAGGTATTCTCCAGTATGGACATTCAAAGGTGGTGTTTTCCTCAGTTCTCAATACTTTATTGTCAATAtttctgtgtgtgcgtgcatgtgtgtgttgtgtttaaaGCCCTCGTGTTGAAACTTGCCCAAGTATGAAAAGTAGTATATTAACaaagtttttatttaatttgacatAAACAACATCAGTCAGCACACACTTAAAAACATTTTCTACATAACAGTGATCAGTCTTAGAATTTGGTAGAAAAATTGCTCCCGTCAGTTGAAAGTTGATCTTCAGTTCCGTCTCCATCCCCCTCGCTCAAGATGACCATCACTGTCGACAGCGTGGCGTTAGGGTCCAACAGTTTCACCAAAGGCACATTGATACCACGGTCCTGATAGATGAGGTTTTGCAGCGTCATGGCCTGCATGGAATCGATGCCGAGTGACGAGAGAGGAGTGTCGTCTTTCACTGCGTCCACCTCCAAGCCTATGGTTTTTACAAGCAGTGAAACGAGGTAATCCCTTGCTGGGACTTCCACAGTGTTTCTATTTTCCGTGTCCAACTCTCTAGACTTTTGAAAAGCTTGCTCCACCAGTGCGGAGAGCCGCATAGTCAAAGCGGCGTTCTGAGAGAGCACATTGAAGCGGATGTTTCTGAAGTGAAAGCGGCACACTGCCTGTTGGGGTCGATTGAGGAGCAAGCACTGCTCCAGGCTTTTGTGGATCTCGGGAACCTCCAGCACCATCATGCCCTTGGCCTCCAGGAACCGATGGAAGAACTCCTTGTTCAGCAGTAAACCGACGTCCAGAGCTCCCCAGTTGATGGACTGTCCAGACAGTCCCAGTTTACGCCTATACTGACAGAACAAGTCCAGAAATGTATTTGCTGCCGCGTAGTTTGTTTGTGACGCATTTCCCAGAAAAGCTGATATGGAGGAGTAACAAACAAAGTAATCTAACTGGCAGCTCAGTGTTGCATGGTGCAAGTTAAGCACACCATTCACTTTGGGCTTGAAAACTCTCTCATAGAGGGATCTATCAAGGGCTTCAATTAGCCCATCATGCAAGACCACCGCACTATGAAACACTCCTTTGATAGGATAACCCTTGAACTTTAAATGGATGTCACTCACTACTTTGAGCACTTGCCCAGACACTGATATGTCGCACTCCATGCTGACGATACTGTTGCCGCACTGCTTCTCAACATTGTAGATCTCTTGCTGCACCTCCGCCGAGGGCTTACTCCTGGAAAGGATGACGATGAACTCGCCTCCCCTTTGCGAGATAAACTTGACTGTTTCAAAGCCCAGCCCGGTCAGACCGCCTGCTACGATGTACACCGCTTTCCTTCGGAAAATCTGCTTTTTTGTGGGCAGCAGCGGAATGTCTGACGTTGATGAGGGGGAGCCTTTTTCTAGAGCCACAACAGCCAGGTTCTTTGCACTGAAGTAGGACTGTGAATAAAGGTTGTGGATTTTCTCAGATGTGACATTCTGAAAGGTAAAACTTGCTAACCTAATTTTTTTAGTCAGGTTTAAAGACTTGAGCAAGTGATAAACACGCAGCCTTCGAGCACTTAGTGATCCTTTTTGTAGGATAACCGGTAGGTTAATTGTTTGCACATGGACACTTTCTTGGAAACTCTGGAGCACATCTTGGGTCACCAAAAGCTGTGTTTGGTATTCACGAACAAGGACAACATTCTGGACACCAGGAAAGTTGCATACTTTAATCATCAAGGATTCATCATATGGAGGCAGGACTATGACTGCACCCATGTCATTGGCGTCTATAAAGGAGCCGTTGCACTGTGGTCCAACAATAACGGTCCATCCTAACTTCTGAGAAACAAGTGCCAAAACTTTCACCAAAACAGAATCAGGAACTAAAGACACAATGCCCAGATTTTGCCTGGCTCTCGGCAAGAGTCGATACAGTATCTCCCATGCCAGCACAAAGTAGGACAGACAGGGTGTTGATTGAAGGAAGGGGAGGCGTTTGGTGCTGTAACAAACCTCCTGTGGAATCCTCACCCTACTGGCTGCCACCACAGGGTAACAAGAAGCCACAGAATCGCCCACTTTTAATTTCTTAACCTCTTTTCCGACCCCTGTAATGATGCCACTGAAATCTAGCATGAGTAGCTTATGGTTCTGTAAGGAGTGTGTGTTCCAGTACAACGTCTGGCCAAAGTTCAAATGTGAGGTGCTCACAGGAAAGTAATCAGACGAGTGGACGCATACTTTGGTGGGCTGAATTTCAACAGAAGTATCACCTATTTGTCCGGCTTCAGTGTCAAATTGAACAGCAGTTAGCCGGCTTATTTTAAAAGCGTCAACAGTCTGAAGGACGCAAGGTTCAGACGTGCTGGAGGTGAAACTCCCTTCAGAGTTTTCAGTTAATTCAGGAGGGGTACGCTCGATGGAAGGTTTGAGAATGACCCCGTCTTTCACTACCAGTTCTGGATACTTGCTACAAGGATAAGCTCGTAGGACGTCAGAGAGGGCTGCAATGTCCTTAGCAGAGACAGAGCTTATGTCAACCAATTGGAATGAAAGTTCTGGTATTTCTGCAGCAAACGAACGAGTCATACCGACAATGGCAAAGCCTGGATTGACATGATCGACTGTGAGCTCAGATGAACAGTATGTAATTGCTCGGATGGAGTTTGGAAAGCGAATTCGCTTGAGCTCTAGGATAACTTGTCTAAACATTTCGCAGCAGTTGGTCAGATTCTCCAGGATGACATCAGGCGTAAGTGAGTTAAGGTTCTCTTTGCCCCACAGGAACAAGACCTCATCAAAGTTGTCCTCAATGTTTGTGATATTGAGGTTTGACAACAGAGTCGGAAAGTCACTGCTCAAGAGGTCTTTAGCATTTGAGAAGGAGATGTAGCGAGATCTGGAATCCAAGTTTGGCTGTAGGCATTTTGAGATACCCATGCTGTCAGAGAAGACCAACGCTCTCGGAGGTGGATCATTTGAGAGCCCCTCGGAAATTACGCTATAGTGGTTATGATAGAAGTACTCCTCAACCACATGAGAACGACTGCCAAGGTATTTGATTAACACATCCTTCACCTCAACCAAGACGCTGCCATCTCTATCTGCAAAGCACCCACAGACCTCAAAGTGGTCCGCACCGACGTCGGTAGCCCTCAAGTAGACAATCATCTCATCTTGCAAGGGCTCTGACACTGTCAAACTTCCGATTTTGGCAGGGAAACCCGGTCTACCGGCAAAAATGTGCTCTACTGTGACCGGGAGAAGCTGCATGAGGAAGTCCAGCACAACGGGATGAACACAGTAGTCGTGCAGCTGAGGAAGCAGTTCCTGTTGAACTGTGACAACAGCATAGGCCTCTTTCAAATCTTCCCCATAGTGAACATTGGCTTTGTTCTGAAAGACATCTCCATACTGAAAGCCACCCTGGGAGAGATAGCCATAAAATTCCTGATAGGTCACAACAGATGTGCATCTTTTGTAGATGCTATTGAGGTCAATGCGCTGCTCTTCCACTGGTCGCTCTTTCTTCACTACCACTGTGCCTGATGCGTATGTGGCTGAGGATGAGAACACAGTGAAGCTGGTATTGTTCTCTTTTTGCTCTAGTTGCACTTTCATCTCCGGAGGATTTGGGGTAAGAATAAATGGGCTGTGAAAATTGACACTAAGCTGCAGTGTATTGAGGGGAACTTTTGGTTTGGCACAGGCCATGAATGCAGCTAAGCCCAGCTCGGCATAGAAGGACCCGGGGATGATGGGTactttgttgtgtttgtgttcttTCAGGTAGAAGACAGAATCAGACATCACGTCACAAAGTAATGTGTTCTTTTCACTTCCTGTGGCGCAGAGCAAAGGGTGAGTACTCACTGTGTTTTTCTGAGCACCTTTAATGATCACATCCCTGTCCGAGCAATCAAATTGGTATTGTGGGAAGGGAAGCGGCACTGTCTCAAATCCCGCATAAAAGGTGTTCCAGTTTACCTGGACACCGAGTTCAAAGAGCTTAGAAACAACGGACAGGAGTGTCTCGTGGTCTTTGTCTGGCTGCAGCGAGGCAACGACAGCTATGTCGTTCCCCAGAGTTTCCATGATGTTCCTCTGAAGAGCTCTCCTTGGACCCACTTCTACAAAGACTAAACTTTTCTGGCCTCCACTTGCTGATCTGACTGCCTGCTCGAAGGCAACTGGCTCACGAATATTCCTCGCCCAGTAATCACCTGAGCAGAAATCCCCCTGCTGTGCCTCTTTACCTGTCACGGTTGAGAACAGCTGCGTGCTAAGCTCATTCTCCTCTAAAGAACCGATTGCCTCCCTGATTTCTGGCAGAATTGGATTCATCATGTGACTGTGATAAGCAGCAGAGACCTCTAGCACCCGTATGAAGAGGTTCTTACTTTTAGCTGAACTGCTTAGCTCTTCCTGGAGGTTTTCTATTGCATCTGCATCCCCAGACAAGGTGCAAGACTGCGGGCTGTTGAAAGCAGCGAGACAAATTCTTCCAGAGTAACGCGGTAGAAGAGCTGTGACTTCTGACACGGCCATATTGCTGATCACCAGCATCTTCCCCCCAGTTGCTTTGGTCTGGAGAACGCTGCGGAAGTAAATGACTTTTAGGGCGTCCTCAAGAGACAGGAGGCCGGAGCAGTGAGCCGCCGAGACCTCACCCACCGAGTGTCCCAGCATGGCATCAGCTTTGACACCCCAGCACTTGAGCAGAGTGGCGACGCCCACTTGTATTGCAAAAAGAAGAGGCTGGACCACGTGTGGAGCGTTGTAGTCCCTGTGCTCATGCTCACTTTCAAGCGTGTCCAGGATGTTCAGCACGCTCAGCCTTTGGTAAGCCTCTGAAATTTGCTTGATCGTATCTCTGAACACTGGCTCGTGTCGGAGCAGCTGCTTGCCCATGCCGTGATAAGTGACGCCGTTGCCGCAAAACACGAAAACTAACTTGGGATCTGGGAGGGCTGGGCTTGTATTTCGGCTGACAGCGGCATGGAGCTTCTCCCTAAGGTCAACTACAGATGATACCATTAAGGCACTTCTGTATTTGTGCTTGAGGTGGCTCCTCCTGCAAGCCGCAGTGTACAACAGACAGTCCAGATCCACTTTGTTCTCCAGATGTGTGATGGTGTTTTCTAGCGTGAGCATTAGAGACTTTGGTGAATTTGCTGACATGACAAAATATTTTACCTGCCTGCCATCATTCTTTTTGATTGAATGCGACCACATGTGCTGTCTGACAATAGCATGAGCGTTGGTACCCCCAAAGCCAAAATTATTCACTCCCGCAACCCGTGCACCTGTTGCTTCCCACTTTTCCACCTCTTTGGGGACGTGTATGTTTAAAGCTCGGGAATCTATGCTGGCCGTGTCCTCACAGAAGAACAAAGAAGGAACAATGGTCTCATGCTTCATCATGAGGAGAACCTTGATGACTCCGGCCACACCGGCGGCAGATTCTGTATGTCCAATATTGCTTTTCACCGAGCCGATTCGGAGAATCGCTGAACCGGGAGCTTTGGCTTTGGCAATGACGTTTGATATGCTTGCTGCCTCTGTTGGATCGCCAACTGGAGTTCCGGTCCCGTGAGCCTCAATGTAGTGGACGTTGGTGATGTCGCCCTCAGAATAGGTTCTCCGCAGCAGCTCTTCCTGTTGACTCAGGGACGGTTTGGTGATAGGCGACACCGAATGGCCATCTTGATTGACAGCAGTCTTGCTGATGATGCCCCAGATGTGATTGTGATCTTGCAGAGCCTGTAACGATGCAGCAGGAACAAAATCAGGCTAAAGTCAAAAGTGGTCTAATCCTGTAACTGTCACTGCACGCAGTCAAACCATCTGATATGCAGactttttttgctttgtttggGAATGTGGAGGAACAGAGGTCGTGTCACCTTTGTCAGCGGTTTTAGGAGAACGACACCGCATCCCTCGCCTCTTCCG encodes:
- the LOC133569359 gene encoding uncharacterized protein LOC133569359 isoform X1; translation: MDQAEDSIAVVGIGCNFPGGEGLDNFWKVLVNGRNCSVLIPKERFELSSWYDPDDNKAGKSRTAKAALLDGFNQFDHKFFGISDSEVEQMDPQQKQLLQCVYRALENAGIPMEKASGTRTGVFFGLMNRDYETNAAHMHPRVINHWTGTGLAMSIAANRVSYIFNFTGPSMSIDCACSSSLVALHLACQAIKQGDCDMAVCGGVNCIFEPRVFVALSKAKMISPDGTSKPFSNKADGYGRGEGCGVVLLKPLTKALQDHNHIWGIISKTAVNQDGHSVSPITKPSLSQQEELLRRTYSEGDITNVHYIEAHGTGTPVGDPTEAASISNVIAKAKAPGSAILRIGSVKSNIGHTESAAGVAGVIKVLLMMKHETIVPSLFFCEDTASIDSRALNIHVPKEVEKWEATGARVAGVNNFGFGGTNAHAIVRQHMWSHSIKKNDGRQVKYFVMSANSPKSLMLTLENTITHLENKVDLDCLLYTAACRRSHLKHKYRSALMVSSVVDLREKLHAAVSRNTSPALPDPKLVFVFCGNGVTYHGMGKQLLRHEPVFRDTIKQISEAYQRLSVLNILDTLESEHEHRDYNAPHVVQPLLFAIQVGVATLLKCWGVKADAMLGHSVGEVSAAHCSGLLSLEDALKVIYFRSVLQTKATGGKMLVISNMAVSEVTALLPRYSGRICLAAFNSPQSCTLSGDADAIENLQEELSSSAKSKNLFIRVLEVSAAYHSHMMNPILPEIREAIGSLEENELSTQLFSTVTGKEAQQGDFCSGDYWARNIREPVAFEQAVRSASGGQKSLVFVEVGPRRALQRNIMETLGNDIAVVASLQPDKDHETLLSVVSKLFELGVQVNWNTFYAGFETVPLPFPQYQFDCSDRDVIIKGAQKNTVSTHPLLCATGSEKNTLLCDVMSDSVFYLKEHKHNKVPIIPGSFYAELGLAAFMACAKPKVPLNTLQLSVNFHSPFILTPNPPEMKVQLEQKENNTSFTVFSSSATYASGTVVVKKERPVEEQRIDLNSIYKRCTSVVTYQEFYGYLSQGGFQYGDVFQNKANVHYGEDLKEAYAVVTVQQELLPQLHDYCVHPVVLDFLMQLLPVTVEHIFAGRPGFPAKIGSLTVSEPLQDEMIVYLRATDVGADHFEVCGCFADRDGSVLVEVKDVLIKYLGSRSHVVEEYFYHNHYSVISEGLSNDPPPRALVFSDSMGISKCLQPNLDSRSRYISFSNAKDLLSSDFPTLLSNLNITNIEDNFDEVLFLWGKENLNSLTPDVILENLTNCCEMFRQVILELKRIRFPNSIRAITYCSSELTVDHVNPGFAIVGMTRSFAAEIPELSFQLVDISSVSAKDIAALSDVLRAYPCSKYPELVVKDGVILKPSIERTPPELTENSEGSFTSSTSEPCVLQTVDAFKISRLTAVQFDTEAGQIGDTSVEIQPTKVCVHSSDYFPVSTSHLNFGQTLYWNTHSLQNHKLLMLDFSGIITGVGKEVKKLKVGDSVASCYPVVAASRVRIPQEVCYSTKRLPFLQSTPCLSYFVLAWEILYRLLPRARQNLGIVSLVPDSVLVKVLALVSQKLGWTVIVGPQCNGSFIDANDMGAVIVLPPYDESLMIKVCNFPGVQNVVLVREYQTQLLVTQDVLQSFQESVHVQTINLPVILQKGSLSARRLRVYHLLKSLNLTKKIRLASFTFQNVTSEKIHNLYSQSYFSAKNLAVVALEKGSPSSTSDIPLLPTKKQIFRRKAVYIVAGGLTGLGFETVKFISQRGGEFIVILSRSKPSAEVQQEIYNVEKQCGNSIVSMECDISVSGQVLKVVSDIHLKFKGYPIKGVFHSAVVLHDGLIEALDRSLYERVFKPKVNGVLNLHHATLSCQLDYFVCYSSISAFLGNASQTNYAAANTFLDLFCQYRRKLGLSGQSINWGALDVGLLLNKEFFHRFLEAKGMMVLEVPEIHKSLEQCLLLNRPQQAVCRFHFRNIRFNVLSQNAALTMRLSALVEQAFQKSRELDTENRNTVEVPARDYLVSLLVKTIGLEVDAVKDDTPLSSLGIDSMQAMTLQNLIYQDRGINVPLVKLLDPNATLSTVMVILSEGDGDGTEDQLSTDGSNFSTKF